GGCACCATACCATCATCTGATATAGCGCGCCGGCATCCATTGTACCCCAGTGGGGCCGGCACACCATCCCCCTGATGAATGCAAGAACCGCAGACCTGAAACACTGCACACAATGTTGAAAATTCAGCCACCCAGGTAGCGCACAGTATATAAATGCTGTGTTAGTATTACCCCAATCAATATTAAGTGCAGATTAAAAGACTTAAACAAAATTTTCTGCGGAAAAGAGATAATCCAGACAGTCAATATCTAAGGAGATGCCTCAGTGGCCACCTCGACACTCATGCAAAACTATGGCGATCGAACCCTCACGCTAGTGCGGGGTGAAGGCAACTATGTGTGGGATGATCAGGGCCGACGATACCTGGATGCAATCTCTGGAATCGCCGTCTGCGGCCTTGGCCACTGCCACCCCAAAGTGACCCTAGCCCTACACGAGCAGATCCGAACCCTGTTACATGTATCCAATCTCTACAATATCCCGGCTCAGGAGAAACTGGCGGACAAGCTGGTACAGTTGTCTAGCATGGACAATGTCTTTTTCTCCAATTCCGGTGCTGAGGCCAATGAAGCAGCGATTAAATTAGCTCGCCGGCTAGGCAATAGCCGCAACATTGAAATCCCTCAAATCCTGGTAATGGAAGGCGCTTTCCACGGCCGTACCCTGGCCACCCTGACAGCAACCGGTAATGAAAAAATCCAAGAAGGCTTCGGTCCTCTGCCTGAGGGCTTCCTGCGTGTACCGTTTAATAACACCGCAACCATCGAAAAGCTCGCGGCTGAACGTAACGATATTGTCGCAATACTGGTAGAACCGATCCAGGGGGAGGGTGGTGTACGTATCCCCTCCCCCAACTACCTAAGTCAATTGCGAGAACTCTGCGATCAGCATGATTGGCTCCTGATGCTGGATGAAGTGCAGAGCGGGAACGGCCGCAGCGGCAAAATGTTTGCCTACCAGCATGAAGGAATAAAGCCCGATGTTGTGACAACCGCCAAAGGGCTCGGGAATGGCGTTCCCATCGGAGCCTGCCTGGCAAGGGGAGTTGCCGCACAGTTATTTTCTGCGGGCACCCACGGCTCCACTTTTGGCGGCAACCCTCTCGCCTGCAGCGCAGCCCTGACAGTTCTCGAAACACTGGAAAATGAATGGCTGGTAGAGCGTGCCGAGGTGTTAGGGCAACGCTTGCTTCATCAGCTGCAACAGCAGTTATCCGATTGCAACCAGGTTAAAGAGGTGCGCGGGCTGGGGCTGATGATCGGCATCGAATTACAGCAGCCCTGTGCCACACTGGTGGACAAAGCCCGCGAGCTCGGATTACTGATCAATGTTACAGCCGGCAATGTAGTTCGCCTGCTTCCCCCACTCACACTCAGCGACGACGAGTGCCATCAATTGGCAAACGATATCAGCTCACTGATTCACCAGTTTGCACTGCAAGCAGTCTGATGCAAAAAAAGGAGAACAGCTTATGGCGATCAGACATTTTCTTACCCTGACAGACTTGTCTTCGGAAGAGCTCAAGCAAATTATTGAGCGCGCGATCGAACTCAAAACACTGCGCACTCAAGGAATAAATACCGACCTTTTTCGCGGCAAAGTGCTGGGGATGATTTTTGAGAAATCCTCTACTCGCACCCGCGTTTCATTTGAGGCCGGTATGGCACAGATGGGCGGCAGCGCCCTCTTCCTATCTCCCCGCGATACTCAGTTAGGCCGTGGGGAGCCCGTTGAAGACAGCGCCCGAGTAATTTCCAGCATGGTGGATATGGTGATGATTCGCACCTTTGGCCACCAGGTACTGGAGCGCTTCTCCGAATATTCAAAGGTACCGGTGATTAATGCCCTCTCCGACAGCTACCACCCCTGCCAGCTGCTCGCAGATATCCAAACCTTTGTAGAGCACCGCGGCAGTCCAGAGGGCAAGGTGGTCGCCTGGGTTGGCGACGGCAACAATATGTGCCACTCCTATATTAATGCTGCCCGCCTGTGCAATTTTGAGCTGCGCATAGCCTGCCCGCCCGGCTACGAGCCCAACGCCAATATCCTCGCTTCGGCAAGTGATCGGGTCACCGTAGTACACGATCCAGTGGAGGCTGTGAAAGGGGCCGATTGGGTGGCTACCGATGTGTGGGCTTCCATGGGACAGGAAACTGAACAACAGATCCGCCTGAAAGCCTTCGAGAACTTCCTCGTGGACCACGAGCTGATGAGCCATGCCAATAGCGATGCCATCTTTATGCACTGCTTGCCCGCCCACCGTGGAGAGGAGGTGAGTGCCGAACTTTTAGAGGATGGCAACATCTCGGTGGTATGGGATGAGGCTGAAAACCGCCTTCATGCGCAAAAAGCCCTGATGGAATTCCTCCAAGACCACAGTCGATAAACCCTAAAAGGGTACAGCCACTCCTGCGGTTGTACCCTGCTACCTGTACTCACTCCCCTGCGCCTCTCCCCGACAATGTATAAAAGATGCGATTGGCGACAAAACAATCAAGAGATCGCTAAATTTAGCAATCGGCGCCAACGACTAATTTACAGCCAGCCAAGATGTCAGAATTAAATAAGCGTCAGTAAATTGAGCAATTGAGTACCACTTTGCTCAAAGAGCAGCCATTTGCAAATGGTTATTGCCGTTGTTAATTTACAGCGCTCGAGCTATTAAAAAAAATTGTAAGACACTGTACCCAGCGTTCTTCCCCGGCACCCACTCCTTTGCAGCCCAGGGCTGGCGGGCTCTGCCGCGAAAGTGGCTACTGACTCAGCACCTCTACCCACAATTTATCCACAAACAACTACATAGTTATTCGCCTTGAACTGACCCGCCTACCGCATTATCTTGTAGCGCACTCGAGGCCGACCCCCTATATATTGGGGTAGAGGCTTAAGAGCACCCCCATTTTGTGGGGCAAATTCCGGCGCATCACCACACTTTTTGGCAGTGGGCGTCAGGCGCTGCTTTTTTCAAAGCAGAATCAGAGGTAAGCGGGCGGAATGGAATTTCCGCCACAGGCAGCAGCTGGCAAACCTTTTCAGATAGCCAGTGACAAGCCGCCTGTTTCCAGTGTCCACAGCTGTGGATAAACACTGGCAATGCGAAGGACACGCTCCGCCATGCCACGCAGTCATGTGGCCGCCGTTCTTTTGAACGCACGCGGACAGACAACAGTACAAACCTTTCGGAGATTTACATGCACACAGAGACAGGGCGCTCTCAAGCCGTGCCTGCGGAAAAATCAGGCACCTCCAGCGACCAGGCGACTGGCGGCACGACTCTGGCCGCTACTGCACCGGGCCAGATCCGCGTAATCAAGCGCAATGGCACCGTTGTACCCTACGACGACAGCAAAATCGCCGTCGCCGTGACTAAAGCCTTCCTCGCTGTTGAAGGCGGCACCGCCGCTGCTTCCAGCCGTGTCCACGAGCAAGTTGAAGAGCTGGTCGGCCAGATCAGTGCCACTTTCAAACGCCGCATGCCCTCTGGCGGCACTATCCACATTGAAGAGATCCAGGACCAGGTAGAGCTGGCCCTGATGCGCGCCGGTGAACAAAAGGTTGCCCGCGACTACGTACTCTACCGCGAAGAACACGCCCGCCTGCGCGCAGAGAAAGAAAAAACTGCTCAAATTGCCGAGCAAGCCGTCGATGCCCACCCCAGCATCCGTGTAAAGCAGGACGATGGCAGCCTTGCACCTCTGGATATGGAGCGCCTGCGCACCGTTGTCAAAGAAGCCTGTGAAGGCCTCAAAGATGTCGACAGCGCGGCAATTCTTAACGAAGCCCTGAAAAACCTGTATGACGGTGTTTCCGAAAACGATATCAATACCGCGCTGGTAATCACTGCGCGCACCTTGGTTGAGCAGGAGCCCAATTACACCTTCGCTACCGCCAGCCTGCTGCTGGACAAGCTGCGCTCCGAAGCTCTGCGCTTCCTCGGTGTTGCCGAGCGCGCCACCCAGCACGAGATGGAAAAGCTGTACGCCTCTACCCTGCCCACTTACGTGAAAAAGGGTA
This DNA window, taken from Microbulbifer sp. VAAF005, encodes the following:
- a CDS encoding aspartate aminotransferase family protein, which translates into the protein MATSTLMQNYGDRTLTLVRGEGNYVWDDQGRRYLDAISGIAVCGLGHCHPKVTLALHEQIRTLLHVSNLYNIPAQEKLADKLVQLSSMDNVFFSNSGAEANEAAIKLARRLGNSRNIEIPQILVMEGAFHGRTLATLTATGNEKIQEGFGPLPEGFLRVPFNNTATIEKLAAERNDIVAILVEPIQGEGGVRIPSPNYLSQLRELCDQHDWLLMLDEVQSGNGRSGKMFAYQHEGIKPDVVTTAKGLGNGVPIGACLARGVAAQLFSAGTHGSTFGGNPLACSAALTVLETLENEWLVERAEVLGQRLLHQLQQQLSDCNQVKEVRGLGLMIGIELQQPCATLVDKARELGLLINVTAGNVVRLLPPLTLSDDECHQLANDISSLIHQFALQAV
- the argF gene encoding ornithine carbamoyltransferase, translating into MAIRHFLTLTDLSSEELKQIIERAIELKTLRTQGINTDLFRGKVLGMIFEKSSTRTRVSFEAGMAQMGGSALFLSPRDTQLGRGEPVEDSARVISSMVDMVMIRTFGHQVLERFSEYSKVPVINALSDSYHPCQLLADIQTFVEHRGSPEGKVVAWVGDGNNMCHSYINAARLCNFELRIACPPGYEPNANILASASDRVTVVHDPVEAVKGADWVATDVWASMGQETEQQIRLKAFENFLVDHELMSHANSDAIFMHCLPAHRGEEVSAELLEDGNISVVWDEAENRLHAQKALMEFLQDHSR